The Poecilia reticulata strain Guanapo linkage group LG4, Guppy_female_1.0+MT, whole genome shotgun sequence genomic interval CTACTCCAGTTACGATTCCATTGGCTACACCTCTGCATCCACCCCCTCCTATTACCAGCCAGCTCAGCAAACTCTGTCCCAACCCCAGCCTCCACCGCAGCAGCCGCAACAACCCCAGCCTACTATCCAGCCACCACCAAAACAGCTGACAAGTTCCTCTTGGAGTACCTCAGGGAGCAACATGGTGACGACTCCGACCGTCAACTCCTACAAAAAGCCGGCCTTCCACCAGAACAAGCTGCAGCGGCCCAAGGGGCCCCCTAAGCAGTCTCAGCTTCATTACTGTGACATTTGCAAGATCAGTTGTGCAGGCCCTCAGGTAGGCAGAgatgaaatatgtaaaagtctgttttgtagtgaaatgtttgagattttagctgttttataGCGCTGCAGATTGCTGCTGATCAAAGCTAGGATACAAATATGATGGCTTTTTATCTGATTGAAGTGATGCTCCCCCCCCATGTTTAGACGTACCGGGAACACAACGAGggtcagaaacataaaaaaaaggaagcagccCTGAAGGCAGGGGGGCAGAGTGGGACCACCAACGGACCCAGAGGGGTCCAGACCCAGTTACGTTGTGAACTGTGCGATGTATCGTGCACTGGGGTAGACGCTTATGCCGCTCATATCCGGGGAGCCAAACACCAGAAGGTTAGTTATGTCTATCTGCAACCTCCTAATAAGTTATATCTCTGAGGGTCCTGGAAGCTGCCATGTGTCCTCTTgtgatttgtgtcattttagGTCTTTcaaattgacattttcaaatattcctCTGTTTCTTTGTCATTCATGCAAAGGTGGTAAAACTTCACACCAAGCTTGGCAAACCTATCCCCTCTACTGAACCGGTTTTGGTGAATTCTGCCCCAGTTACGACAAACACCACAAGTGGGAAACTTGCAGCATCCACCTCAGTGTCTGCCTCGGTTTCGACCGTTTCAACCCCGGTTGTAACACGCAAACAGCTGGCTGTGACCACCACGGCCAAAACAGCCCCACCAATCAAGAAACCAGCTCCCACCAAAATAACTCTCACTTGtaagtttgatttaaatcaatgataaaatgaaactgtttatCTCAACATTACACACTGTTTCATAGTTCTGCTTTTCTGTACAtcattttcatagtttttaaaaaattgtttactGTAGTGTTGCAGACACACgagattttgtaaataatgagcCCACCCactttgttattattaatataatatgtattagggctgtagtgatacaataatctcacgatatgATACGATACACAATGTTCTGCTCACGATgcaatatatattgcgatattcagcaaacaatacaatttaatacacttttgtggttttctgaaagattttagagggacagagtgattttggtgacattttgtgactgttatagagttggattgaattaatttaactgaaaactgattaaaagcaccaactacgcAATACCTGGCtgtggttggacatggacacagacttaaagtcgacagctggacaaaatgaattaaagaagttgtgagaaaacatgtttcttttaattaaaacagtacaaactgtagcttacatgcatttgtaaagtaaataatacctttttaaccttgacacttaacatttGAAGGAATcactgatgacctaatcactctcccggcaaaccaagcagtgagtgagcaaggtgacagttggatgttacgatacttgcggatgaatatcgattttttttctaggaaagaaataCCGATGTATATTGCAAAattgatattattacacagccctaataTGTAGTGATACAGTGTCTGTCAGGGAGCTCTTTAAAACATTGGGTTCTCTTCACAGCAAACAAGCCGGCCAGCTCTCCTGCAGCAGCACCTGTGATGACTGTGGTGACTAAGGAGGAACCAGTTCAGCTGTCAGTCCAGAAGATGGAGCCACAGACTGAAGATGAGCGATCTGACCAGGCTGGAGGCCAGGGAGACATCCAGCCTGTGGGGCATGACTATGTGGAGGAGGTAAGAGGAAAATATTAATGATCACATCCCCGTAAGAGCACTATGCTATGTTTGACTCCTGGTGGCTTTTACAACAATTGCTGATGTCTCATTGTGAAATTAGACactatttattgaaataataataaagtaaagcTGCACTCTCCACATTATTGGAGACCCTTGTAAATATGTgttcagaaaattttaaatagtttgaaCAATTGGTGCTAACAgtgaaatgttgagattttttttttacttcctgtaccatcagtgtgtgtttggtttgtaccatcagtgtgtgtttggtgGCTGTATAGAAAACCAGTCCATTCTTGTTTGTCccagttaaaactttttaattattgttctgTCTGTGGATCTGGACAATATCATATGAGCTGTCATTTCCCAGTTGATTAAGATTAGTGCATATCTTCCATAGATTGATTTGCTTCATTTCATTGTATCATTAAGTTATTGCAATAgaatctaaaattattttaaggctttatatACATCTTTACAAAAATGATGTACATTGTAACAAACAATTTATATTGAAGCAGTTTTGCATCCATTGAGCAAGTAAATCTGTACTACAAAACTTAATATTGTAGAGAAATATAAACAATAGATGAGGCTTGtcattacattttgaaattatatgTGAACAAAATGGAGAGGAGTTTAGAGGGTTTTGCTTGAGTTTCAGTGTTAGTGAACATAGCAGATATTTACTCAAAGTAATCAAAGTTGCAGAATGTTTGCAGAATCAGTcatatgtgtatttttagacCCTTGTGGGTATCGACTTCATCACCAGTGGAAAAAACAACCCTTTGACGGTTGCTAGAAATGTAACAACATATGTACCTTCACGtaaagtagaacattttattatgaatgtcttttcctgttttgaccTTCGCTTTATGGCCAGGCATATTGGCTGAAAAGGATAAGAAGGAATGTGTTGCAATGCTGTGACAGAGCTACACATGAACAATgtcttctttaaagaaaaaagaccaACATTCTTTCAGAATGATGTAAGGGACTGATGAGATCTCAACTATGATAAATACTTTGGGGTTGTTGTTATTCTACAAAGTGctttgttttcaaactaaaatttgGTGTAGTTTATTATGtgctgctgttctttttttttttttttttttttttaaagcattaacaCTTTCAGGACAAATAGTTTTTGaaatatgctttaaaatgtACAGCTATagaattaaaatatgatttatttatgttgttcaCTGGAGTCTTGTGCTTTCAGGTACGCAACGAGGATGGAAAGGTGATTCGATTTCACTGTAAACTCTGTGAGTGCAGCTTCAATGACCCCAATGCTAAAGACATGCACCTAAAGGGACGGAGGCACAGACTGCAATACAAAGtaagctgcttcctgtttgattGACCCTTTCAGATACTACGGTGCTGTAACtgaaagtatatattttttggtgaaaaacagTGTACAGAACGTTTAACTGAGttgaaagaaatacatttaagaaaTACTTTTAACTTATGTTACACAAGTTTTTTCAAAGAGTTGTAATTATTGGTGGCTGCCCACAAAATGCCTGGATGTTTGCATGATTTGGTTTAGTCTTGTGTTTCCTGTGATCAAGTCATAATTTAAATCTCCTGAGCTGCTTGTGTTTCTACTTCCTCTGAAGTTGCCCACTTTACTTTCAGAAAGCATCATGATGCTTTGACccattttattgtaaatcttAGTTTGAACTGTGGTTCTTGGTTCAAGGTGGTTTCTGCAGGTTGTTTCTTTGTGGGATGTTTAAGTAGAATCAGTTTTTCAGGTTGACAGTATTTGGTCTGCTGATAACTGAACATCTATTTTAAAAGCTTCCTGTTTCACATTCACTCTGCTACATTATTAAATAAGGTACAACTTAGAAGTGAGGCACAATTTTCAATAcagtttaaagatttattgagATGAACATTCAAAAATATGTAACTATGTTAGGTTTTTGTActcaaatgtcaaaataaactgaagggaaaataaagaaaaatgagcCTAGAATTGTAAATGGACCTTAAATTTTTAATGTGAGAAACAATGATAATCATCCTGAAACGTCTCCAACACCACTTAaataaagcagaggaaataagAAGCTGTTGCTCCAACCTTCTTCTGCACTCTTCAAATGAAAGAAAGCAACTTAACTCTCATGTCAGATTAAAGAAGAAATGAGGAAGAAGTCTTAGGGGCAATGTAGCATAAACATTATCAACCTAATATAACAATTGTGCTctgtaaatttaaatatgaGTCCTGGCAATAGAAAAACCTGCATCTGTCTTCATTTGCTCTGCCAACTTCtacttttctgcagaaaaaagtGAACCCAGAGCTTCCTGTGGAGATCAAGCCGAGCAATCGGGCCAGAAAGCTTCAAGAGAGCAAGAtgaagaagcagaagcagaaggcTGTGCtgaagagacagagagaggatgAGCAGCGCTGGCACATGGAGATGAGGTCTGGCTTGACTCTTTGTCACAGGCCTAAACTTCTTCCCATTTTGACGTCAGTTTTGAAAGATGTTATTGTTGCTACAGAAGTGACTAAAAAAGCCAGAATGAGTAACTTGCATCCACGTTGGTAACGGCAGTAAAAGGGAAGTGGGTGAAGTTGAGCACTTGACAGTAAGACTCACATGAATAGACTGCGTGTGATGCCTCTCACTCACATGGTTTTCCTtgtttatcaaactttttttttactagttttCTAGAGAGTAgttcagaagaaaatattttacaacacagaatattttttaaagttgattttatttacattagtGAGTGGGTAAATTGTACCTCTTTCATGCAGACGGTATGAGGAGGACATGTACTGGAGAAggatggaggaggagcagatgtACTGGGGGGAGCAGAGGCGCAGGAtgcctcctccacctcctccgccTCTCATGAGTCGCCCTGGCATGCCAGTGCCCCCTCTACTGGTGAGAGTCTTGTTCTTCATTTGGTGTGTATGGTGGACtgctgtaaagaaaaatgtaacactTACCTCATGTTTAATAAGATTAcactttaataatttattttatcactcTTCATAGTTGAAGAGTTGTCATCATTGAAGCAAGAGATTAAAGATTTTAATGATCTACTTCGACCTTCTGACCCTGACGATAATGCTGCCTTATCAGTTTTAGACCTGTCCACCATCAGTGCCTCCACCGTATCTTGAACTGTGTGGAGACACTGCTCTTAAATTGTTCTACTCTTATCCTGTGGACTTTTTCTGTCGGTCTTGGACAGTATTATTCTGCAGCAATCCAATATGGTGTCCCTCAGGGTTCTATGATGAGccctgtttgtgtgtttcatctttttttatttttttatttagtctttgATAAGCAGGATATTACTTTTTATTCTCTTGTggatgaaattaaaatcttccttattctataaataaaaaactgcctCTCTAGATTGtcctaaagacaaaaaaaaaaaaaaaaatcattaattgaaataaatcctgagcctaaatgaaaacaaaactgagaatattaccatgaataaaacatattttgggaCATCAAGGAGTTGTTTGTTAACAGGCGATTTAAAGAATATTGGCATTGACCATGAGTGTGTCTCTGCTTTAAGAATTGTGTCCGGCGCCCTGATTCTGCTGATGATCGTCACATCATGGCCAAGCATTCGACTATTTACCCGGTGGAAGAGGAGCTTCAAGCTGTTCAGAGGATCGTCTCTCATTCTGAACGAGCTCTGAAACTGGTGTCAGACTCTCTGCTCGACAAGGAAGAACCAGCCATCCCCTCTACTGCTGCTGAGGGAGAGGCTACAAGGCAAGTGGAGAGCCCTCTTTTTATCGCAGTGCTTTGAGTAAAATGACAATGTCTAAAGTGACATTAGGTTTTCTAACATAAGCGTTCTCATGCTTAGATATCACAACCCTGGAATGTGCTGCATCGGacatcaaaatgttaaaattaaacctagaaaatatgaaaaataatcaataaagcCTAAAATTGTTTGAATGAATCAAACaactttgattttatattttaacctttttgacAAATAGATTTATATTGTTTGTGACAATTTATCATTatcatttcagagaaaaatacagaaaactcataaaagctttttatttttcaaaagcaggaaaagtTTTGATTGATTCGTCATTTGCTTTAAGTCCTATTTACTTTTAGAGGCAACATGTTTTACATCAAGACGTTACAAGATGTTGGTCTACTTGTAGTAGAGCAAAGGTAACATTACTCTTTGTGGCTGGCTGTTGCTTATTGTGCATCATTAGTAGCAATGAACTCAGAGTGGGGAGGTCACGGTATCTAGATACACTTTTTGTGGTGTATTGGTCTGCACAGTTTCAGCAATACCTGTGGTTAAAGAAGATAGCCCAAGTCATGATTGCTCTAACTGAAGAGTTCACATCCCCATTCATCAAATAAAGTCAGTACGTCATATTTAAAAGTCCAACAAGCAGACAATATTTCATTTGCTTCTTTAATTTTAGTGCCCTGTTTTGAGTCTGTGGACATTTGGAAATATGTTTCAAGTTGAGCCTTGAACCTTTATGTGCCGTTTTTCTTGTCAGTGCTGAGAACCCGGCCCGGATGCTAAAAGGTGTGATGAGAGTGGGGATCCTAGCCAAAGGCCTGCTGCTTCGTGGGGACAGGAATGTGGAGCTCATACTACTAACAGCTAAGAAACCCACCGTCTCATTACTGAAGAGCATCGCCAAGCAGCTGCCAAAGGAACTATTGGTGAGTGCTCAGTTAAGCATTTGAAAGATGGGTTTTATACtccaaatatgtattttctggGCTTTTTGGGTGAGGTACTTCCTCTTTTATATGATCTtgagagatggaaaaaaagaacaataaggATATTATTCAAAGGAAGTTTTAAAGTTGTGTCATTAGTTCATTACTTAAAGAGGAAGCAACATTATTTCTTGTCATCTACAGACTTTGCTGAAAGAGAGGTAGTTGTGAAACAGGTAAAATATCATTGCTGTATGTATTACCTTAGGAAAAGTATTGAACTAGATTTTTCAAGTTGGCTCAGACATAAATAATAGTTTATCCTCAAAAAAGGTGCACGCTTTTGAAATATTACCTAAAAGTTCAGTCAGTCAAAACTTTACCTCAACACAGTGGACAGTAGCATTTACAATGCTTCATTTTTccttatttcatgttttccatattttatttatagctgCAACGGCATAATTTAGAgcaaagcacatttattttataatggcctagtcaaagttcagaccaaaatccaactgagaagttgtcaaaacttgaaaattggtCACAGAGGATCTCCTTCCAATCTggtgtttttcaaagaaaaacggCCATGAATTTTAATCTGTTGATGTGCAAAGCTGCTAAAGACTCTAGAGAAGATTGGCTTTTGTTGGTGAATTGtaatgacaaaacataaaaacattcaagaaaacTCTTGGTTTGCTCCTGGCTTTAATtctatttccacattttaatcCTGCTAGAATAGTGTTGTACCGCAAAACCTTAAAGTGACACTGGGCCTGTTTTCAGTTCGTTGCTTTTAGTCTAGACTCTCTTCATGTGACATCATCTGGGGACTCGAGCTCTGGGAGAAATGCTTCCACAactgttttgttatatttaactcaaatgtgtttttttgtgtaagGCTACGAGACAACTTTATACATTATCATGTGATGCTTACTATTTTCCCTCCTGCTGTGGCAGtatgaatgttttattaaaggagCTTTCCACTGATCTTTAGATTTACTGCCTGGTTATGACACCTGAATCCTACAGAGTGAGATGAGACTTGTTGCATTATCCTcccagtttatttttcaaaattttgcatctttaaatacatttttcatgacCCATCAGAGAAATCACTCATAGTGACCCTTATATGAGGAGACTCAATCCCAATGGCCTTTAACAGAGGCTACAAACACAGCAGTATTACCTCATAACTTAACCAAACAAGGCTATTTTTACCCCTACACCCTTCCTCCTCTGTAGTGAGTAATCCAAGTGTCCTTTTAACCGGCAGACATTTTCTGAAGATCAGTATGAGGTGCAGGCTCATCCCGACGAGGCGAACATCGTGATATGTTCAAGCCAGGAGCCCAAAATGCAGGTGACCATTTCTCTCACCTCGCCGCTGATGAGGGAGGACACTGCTGCTGAGAAGGACAAGCAGGCAGAAGGAAAAGCGGCCGAGAAAGGTTAGAGAAGCCAAAGCTTTCAGTACCAAGCAACCAAATGTGTAGTACACATCTGTAATACACCTAATATACCCATATTTTCCCTCTTACTCCACCGTCTAGGGATCTAAATGTAATCCACAGAATTAAGTAATGTTGGGATTTTTACAAAGCCCAAATTTAAGATTTCTTTTAACCTTCAACAATTTAATCACCTTTTTATTTgtcccacttttttttatctgccctttttttttttttctttttttttttttatacagttacACTAGTAgaccatttattttctaatgggAATCAAAAGCCGGGCTCTCCGACCTTTCTGTGCCAACAGGGTGTGTCTTTATTTCATGAATGCATACTCATGCAGGATTTCCAGAACCTCATCTTAGATGACAGTCATTGTTCTGATAATGCCCAGGGATGAACATCTTTCCAGTAGACTTTCTGTTTATAAACACCACCATTCATATGTAGAAGGTTTACATTGAAGTAAATGGTAAGTCTGTCATTCCTGCATCATCTTGAGGCATTATCTATGTTGAGGTACTGGAGTGTTCTTTTCCTGCATCACAATGATCTGATTTTAATAACTGAAAGTGACTCTGTTCTGACAGTTTCCCCTTAGGcttacatatttttgtatagGCAGATGGGAggacaccaaaacaaacactgaaaagacTTGTGTTCATGTTTGTCTGCTTTCCTACCACAACTGCTTGTTAGCGATATGTACATATTTCAAAATACTCCTCTACAACCTAAAGTATGTCATACGATTGACGTTAAACAATTTGAAATGGAAAGAGCAGCAAATATTTCTCTCCTGCTGCTTGAATGACAATAAATTGTTGAATAATGATGATGTTTCGGACATTTATTTGTAACTTCTGTTTTGATACATGGACATATAACGAGAGCAAGCGAACCCTGTCACTGCTTCATATACAGTGGAGCCCCGATATTCATGGAGATGAAAGACCACAAATGGCTAAAATCTACGAATACGTAAGAGCCCCTCTATAACTGCCTATTTTCATAGTTCAAACACTAACTATGAAAATAGTTTAGTGTAAATTTGCAAATACTGAAGTGCAAATAGACAGTGGTCCACTGTACTCATATAAAGGATTGTAGGAGATTTtacagttataaaaaaaagtcaatttaattTTACCTCggtcacagtttttttttttttaaatcataacaAATGTGCTAATTACACAATATAATTTTGTGTTGTGTTCTTTATATATTGAGAGtctgaaaaaaactgattagcTATTTAATCAGCTGCATAGTTGATTGGTTGCGCTGGCCTGCAGTCTGCTGCTTGACATACCTGCCTCCAGCCTCTTGGAAATCCAGCTTTAATTGGGTAAAAAAAGTATCAGCTTAACACCAGTTGTAAGTGGCTCTCTTTCAGTTTCCACTCCATGActttcaaaatggaaaactctgccttgtaaacaaacaaaaacaatatgttAGAAACCAATAAAGAGCTGATGAAGTAAGGAATGTGTGGGCAGAGAGACACTCTGCTCTTGCAGCCAGAGGAAGTTCTGCTCTCTCTGGAATTTGATCCCACCTCCTGTTAGAGGAACTTAAATAAACCATAACATTATGCTTGTTCCCATTAACAGTGAAGAGAAAAAGACCAGAATCATTGTGCTGCAACCACTGCTTTTCCTGCTCTAGTAACTGCAATTATTTCagtatattgtgttttttttttttaattattattattattaaaatcatttttgaaaatatggtGCAGGTGTTTTCAGCCagtcttgtattttatttgggttAGTGCTTTCATTCTGTATCAGCAGACTCTAGCAGGCCAAAGTCATGTGAAGATGACACTGATGCACATACCACTAAGAATAAATGTTGATAAATCAAGTTGACCCATTTTTagggctttttaaaaaaaaaaaaaatttttttataaagaataataaaaacttcaaCTGTCATCAGAGCGTCTGTAGCGCTCCTAAATTAAACCTTTGAAAATTGTAATGAATGTGGATTTTTGATTCTAAGTGGTATGATAGTGTAGgcttcaaaacagatttttatttttttgtttgtttttccatgtaAGACTATTAAACTACAGTCTCATTAACTTGGAAATGTGGAAACCCCATGGCTGACTAGTGTAGACATCACTAACCACAtttacttttacaaacaaaagCTTCACATTTAGATGACCAGCTGCATTGACGGTCTACACGGTTGAACCATGTTTTTCTCTTAACAGGTTCTGGATTATTTCTTGCTAATTTTGTCATCACACCTGTTATAGTTTTCATCAGTCTTATTTTTATCTGGTTGCTTGTGATTTGTTAGAATACGTTTGCAGGCAGACTCTACATGTTTGAGTTTTGTTCACACTTGTTGTTTCAAAGTagatttttgttcttctgtAGTTTGTGGGCTTGTtgggaagagaaacaaaaacaagaagtctACCACGCTCAGAATGGAAAAAATTACATACATGAGAATAAACTCTGTTTCAACAGCTTGGagacattttacataaattatcatgTTTTCTATTTGAGGAGCAAGTAGATGTGAGTTTAAATTTGGGAGAATAACgactcaatttttattttcctgtgtaaaaactgcaaaaatataatattttgatCTCAGGCTAAAAGAGAAAGGAGAAGGAAATGTA includes:
- the zfr2 gene encoding zinc finger RNA-binding protein isoform X4 — protein: MAASNYFGFTHGASPQYSTQPPTAYSHPSTASYSVQQAPAVAHAVTASYSPAPVQAARPVASSPYPAYQSHQAPPDYTYRQPDPPQPTTTPQTYQVYSDMQQENYSYVRPAAVTTYDNKQYYQTSVASAQRTHTDNYYQTVSVGVKSAYSPAPSTAYSQPPLPQRQVTALKPLVPSSAVSTSYNIYPVSTSVQQPPTPISSYTPGSSFSSTVSATSYSGISYSSYDSIGYTSASTPSYYQPAQQTLSQPQPPPQQPQQPQPTIQPPPKQLTSSSWSTSGSNMVTTPTVNSYKKPAFHQNKLQRPKGPPKQSQLHYCDICKISCAGPQTYREHNEGQKHKKKEAALKAGGQSGTTNGPRGVQTQLRCELCDVSCTGVDAYAAHIRGAKHQKVVKLHTKLGKPIPSTEPVLVNSAPVTTNTTSGKLAASTSVSASVSTVSTPVVTRKQLAVTTTAKTAPPIKKPAPTKITLTSNKPASSPAAAPVMTVVTKEEPVQLSVQKMEPQTEDERSDQAGGQGDIQPVGHDYVEEVRNEDGKVIRFHCKLCECSFNDPNAKDMHLKGRRHRLQYKKKVNPELPVEIKPSNRARKLQESKMKKQKQKAVLKRQREDEQRWHMEMRRYEEDMYWRRMEEEQMYWGEQRRRMPPPPPPPLMSRPGMPVPPLLNCVRRPDSADDRHIMAKHSTIYPVEEELQAVQRIVSHSERALKLVSDSLLDKEEPAIPSTAAEGEATSAENPARMLKGVMRVGILAKGLLLRGDRNVELILLTAKKPTVSLLKSIAKQLPKELLTFSEDQYEVQAHPDEANIVICSSQEPKMQVTISLTSPLMREDTAAEKDKQAEGKAAEKDLSEKDPPDVLNRKKCLDNLASLRHAKWFQARANGLQSCVIVIRVLRDLCQRVPTWGKLPSWAMELLVEKVISSASGPLSPGEAMRRVLECISTGILLPDGPGLMDPCEKEPTDVLESMKLQAREDITASTQHALRLLAFRQIHKVLGMESLPASKANARNRKRRRDVSDTGEGEGEGKKDKKEEA
- the zfr2 gene encoding zinc finger RNA-binding protein isoform X3, translating into MAASNYFGFTHGASPQYSTQPPTAYSHPSTASYSVQQAPAVAHAVTASYSPAPVQAARPVASSPYPAYQSHQAPPDYTYRQPDPPQPTTTPQTYQQENYSYVRPAAVTTYDNKQYYQTSVASAQRTHTDNYYQTVSVGVKSAYSPAPSTAYSQPPLPQRQVTALKPLVPSSAVSTSYNIYPVSTSVQQPPTPISSYTPGSSFSSTVSATSYSGISYSSYDSIGYTSASTPSYYQPAQQTLSQPQPPPQQPQQPQPTIQPPPKQLTSSSWSTSGSNMVTTPTVNSYKKPAFHQNKLQRPKGPPKQSQLHYCDICKISCAGPQTYREHNEGQKHKKKEAALKAGGQSGTTNGPRGVQTQLRCELCDVSCTGVDAYAAHIRGAKHQKVVKLHTKLGKPIPSTEPVLVNSAPVTTNTTSGKLAASTSVSASVSTVSTPVVTRKQLAVTTTAKTAPPIKKPAPTKITLTSNKPASSPAAAPVMTVVTKEEPVQLSVQKMEPQTEDERSDQAGGQGDIQPVGHDYVEEVRNEDGKVIRFHCKLCECSFNDPNAKDMHLKGRRHRLQYKKKVNPELPVEIKPSNRARKLQESKMKKQKQKAVLKRQREDEQRWHMEMRRYEEDMYWRRMEEEQMYWGEQRRRMPPPPPPPLMSRPGMPVPPLLNCVRRPDSADDRHIMAKHSTIYPVEEELQAVQRIVSHSERALKLVSDSLLDKEEPAIPSTAAEGEATSAENPARMLKGVMRVGILAKGLLLRGDRNVELILLTAKKPTVSLLKSIAKQLPKELLTFSEDQYEVQAHPDEANIVICSSQEPKMQVTISLTSPLMREDTAAEKDKQAEGKAAEKDLSEKDPPDVLNRKKCLDNLASLRHAKWFQARANGLQSCVIVIRVLRDLCQRVPTWGKLPSWAMELLVEKVISSASGPLSPGEAMRRVLECISTGILLPDGPGLMDPCEKEPTDVLESMKLQAREDITASTQHALRLLAFRQIHKVLGMESLPASKANARNRKRRRDVSDTGEGEGEGKKDKKEEA
- the zfr2 gene encoding zinc finger RNA-binding protein isoform X1, which produces MAASNYFGFTHGASPQYSTQPPTAYSHPSTASYSVQQAPAVAHAVTASYSPAPVQAARPVASSPYPAYQSHQAPPDYTYRQPDPPQPTTTPQTYQVYSDMQENYSYVRPAAVTTYDNKQYYQTSVASAQRTHTDNYYQTVSVGVKSAYSPAPSTAYSQPPLPQRQVTALKPLVPSSAVSTSYNIYPVSTSVQQPPTPISSYTPGSSFSSTVSATSYSGISYSSYDSIGYTSASTPSYYQPAQQTLSQPQPPPQQPQQPQPTIQPPPKQLTSSSWSTSGSNMVTTPTVNSYKKPAFHQNKLQRPKGPPKQSQLHYCDICKISCAGPQTYREHNEGQKHKKKEAALKAGGQSGTTNGPRGVQTQLRCELCDVSCTGVDAYAAHIRGAKHQKVVKLHTKLGKPIPSTEPVLVNSAPVTTNTTSGKLAASTSVSASVSTVSTPVVTRKQLAVTTTAKTAPPIKKPAPTKITLTSNKPASSPAAAPVMTVVTKEEPVQLSVQKMEPQTEDERSDQAGGQGDIQPVGHDYVEEVRNEDGKVIRFHCKLCECSFNDPNAKDMHLKGRRHRLQYKKKVNPELPVEIKPSNRARKLQESKMKKQKQKAVLKRQREDEQRWHMEMRRYEEDMYWRRMEEEQMYWGEQRRRMPPPPPPPLMSRPGMPVPPLLNCVRRPDSADDRHIMAKHSTIYPVEEELQAVQRIVSHSERALKLVSDSLLDKEEPAIPSTAAEGEATSAENPARMLKGVMRVGILAKGLLLRGDRNVELILLTAKKPTVSLLKSIAKQLPKELLTFSEDQYEVQAHPDEANIVICSSQEPKMQVTISLTSPLMREDTAAEKDKQAEGKAAEKDLSEKDPPDVLNRKKCLDNLASLRHAKWFQARANGLQSCVIVIRVLRDLCQRVPTWGKLPSWAMELLVEKVISSASGPLSPGEAMRRVLECISTGILLPDGPGLMDPCEKEPTDVLESMKLQAREDITASTQHALRLLAFRQIHKVLGMESLPASKANARNRKRRRDVSDTGEGEGEGKKDKKEEA
- the zfr2 gene encoding zinc finger RNA-binding protein isoform X2, whose amino-acid sequence is MAASNYFGFTHGASPQYSTQPPTAYSHPSTASYSVQQAPAVAHAVTASYSPAPVQAARPVASSPYPAYQSHQAPPDYTYRQPDPPQPTTTPQTYQQQENYSYVRPAAVTTYDNKQYYQTSVASAQRTHTDNYYQTVSVGVKSAYSPAPSTAYSQPPLPQRQVTALKPLVPSSAVSTSYNIYPVSTSVQQPPTPISSYTPGSSFSSTVSATSYSGISYSSYDSIGYTSASTPSYYQPAQQTLSQPQPPPQQPQQPQPTIQPPPKQLTSSSWSTSGSNMVTTPTVNSYKKPAFHQNKLQRPKGPPKQSQLHYCDICKISCAGPQTYREHNEGQKHKKKEAALKAGGQSGTTNGPRGVQTQLRCELCDVSCTGVDAYAAHIRGAKHQKVVKLHTKLGKPIPSTEPVLVNSAPVTTNTTSGKLAASTSVSASVSTVSTPVVTRKQLAVTTTAKTAPPIKKPAPTKITLTSNKPASSPAAAPVMTVVTKEEPVQLSVQKMEPQTEDERSDQAGGQGDIQPVGHDYVEEVRNEDGKVIRFHCKLCECSFNDPNAKDMHLKGRRHRLQYKKKVNPELPVEIKPSNRARKLQESKMKKQKQKAVLKRQREDEQRWHMEMRRYEEDMYWRRMEEEQMYWGEQRRRMPPPPPPPLMSRPGMPVPPLLNCVRRPDSADDRHIMAKHSTIYPVEEELQAVQRIVSHSERALKLVSDSLLDKEEPAIPSTAAEGEATSAENPARMLKGVMRVGILAKGLLLRGDRNVELILLTAKKPTVSLLKSIAKQLPKELLTFSEDQYEVQAHPDEANIVICSSQEPKMQVTISLTSPLMREDTAAEKDKQAEGKAAEKDLSEKDPPDVLNRKKCLDNLASLRHAKWFQARANGLQSCVIVIRVLRDLCQRVPTWGKLPSWAMELLVEKVISSASGPLSPGEAMRRVLECISTGILLPDGPGLMDPCEKEPTDVLESMKLQAREDITASTQHALRLLAFRQIHKVLGMESLPASKANARNRKRRRDVSDTGEGEGEGKKDKKEEA